The proteins below come from a single Columba livia isolate bColLiv1 breed racing homer chromosome 28, bColLiv1.pat.W.v2, whole genome shotgun sequence genomic window:
- the LOC135576611 gene encoding death-associated protein kinase 2-like isoform X3 — MMAERGVPAGGGAGATPDSTQDMDTASEGLAAAPTPGNMEELYEVLETLGSGHFGVVKRCRERSTGTFYAAKFVKTRRHRRSRRGPERAQVEREVAILHQLHHPNIMRLHDLFASAAEMVLVLELVGGGELFDFIAEKEMLSEEEAIEFLGQILRGVQYLHSRCIAHLDLKPENIMLQDKDVPKPQIKIIDFGLAQRLEDGVTFKSLCGTPQYIAPEVINYEPLSSATDMWSIGVITYILLSGLSPFQGETDAETLSNILAGDYDFEERCFSQTSETAKDFIRQLLVKEPGHRMTAAECLEHPWLKPRSRQQALNRSRSSINMKNFRTFNARRKWKLSYNMVSACNRLCRTRLLCGLRREDEELVSGTRTPPARAGWGQRSFGGPGPPHRGGAVQWMRNGGVPIAWGAPSPGGGVLSPGGSCPPGGFMSHPSDPPCVPSAAVRATRRGMGGAATP, encoded by the exons A TGATGGCCGAGCGCGGTGTCCCGGCCGGGGGGGGCGCAGGGGCCACCCCCGACAGCACCCAG GACATGGACACGGCGAGCGAGGGGCTGGCGGCCGCCCCCACCCCGGGTAACATGGAGGAGCTGTATGAGGTGCTGGAGACGCTGGGCAG CGGCCACTTCGGCGTGGTGAAGCGGTGCCGGGAGCGCAGTACCGGCACCTTCTACGCCGCCAAGTTCGTGAAGACGCGGCGGCACCGGAGGAGCCGGCGTGGGCCGGAGCGGGCGCAGGTGGAGCGGGAGGTCGCcatcctgcaccagctccaccacCCCAACATCATGCGGCTCCACGACCtcttcgccagcgcggccgaGATGGTGCTTGTCCTGGAGCT GGTGGGCGGCGGGGAGCTCTTTGACTTCATCGCGGAGAAGGAGATGCTGTCGGAGGAGGAGGCCATCGAGTTCCTGGGCCAGATCCTGCGCGGGGTGCAGTACCTGCACAGCCGCTGCATCGCCCACCTCGACCTCAAG CCCGAGAACATCATGCTGCAGGACAAGGACGTCCCCAAGCCCCAGATCAAGATCATTGACTTTGGGCTGGCCCAGCGCCTGGAGGACGGTGTCACCTTCAAGAGCCTCTGTGGGACCCCGCAGTACATCG CGCCTGAAGTGATCAACTACGAGCCGCTGAGCTCGGCGACCGACATGTG GAGCATCGGGGTCATCACCTACATCCT GCTCAGCGGCTTGTCCCCCTTCCAGGGTGAGACAGATGCCGAGACCCTCTCCAACATCCTGGCCGGTGACTATGACTTCGAGGAGCGCTGCTTCAGCCAGACCTCCGAGACGGCCAAGGACTTCATCCGGCAGCTGCTGGTGAAGGAGCCGGG GCACCGCATGACAGCGGCCGAGTGCCTGGAGCACCCCTGGCTCAAG CCGCGGAGCCGGCAGCAGGCGCTGAACCGCAGCCGTTCCTCCATCAACATGAAGAACTTCCGCACGTTCAACGCTCGCAGGAAGTGGAAG ctCTCCTATAACATGGTGTCTGCCTGCAACCGGCTCTGCCGCACGCGGTTGCTCTGCGGCTTGAGGAGGGAGGACGAGGAGCTGGTGAGCGGCACCCGGACCCCCCCGGCACGGGCTGGGTGGGGGCAGAGGAGCTTTGGGGGACCTGGCCCCCCACATCGCGGGGGGGCTGTGCAGTGGATGCGCaatgggggtgtccccattgcctGGGGTGCCCCGTCCCCTGGGGGAGGTGTCCTCTCTCCTGGGGGGTCCTGTCCCCCGGGGGGGTTCATGTCCCATCCCTCCGAcccaccctgtgtccccagcgctgctgtgaGAGCGACCAggagggggatggggggggcaGCCACCCCATAA
- the LOC135576611 gene encoding death-associated protein kinase 2-like isoform X4: MAERGVPAGGGAGATPDSTQDMDTASEGLAAAPTPGNMEELYEVLETLGSGHFGVVKRCRERSTGTFYAAKFVKTRRHRRSRRGPERAQVEREVAILHQLHHPNIMRLHDLFASAAEMVLVLELVGGGELFDFIAEKEMLSEEEAIEFLGQILRGVQYLHSRCIAHLDLKPENIMLQDKDVPKPQIKIIDFGLAQRLEDGVTFKSLCGTPQYIAPEVINYEPLSSATDMWSIGVITYILLSGLSPFQGETDAETLSNILAGDYDFEERCFSQTSETAKDFIRQLLVKEPGHRMTAAECLEHPWLKPRSRQQALNRSRSSINMKNFRTFNARRKWKLSYNMVSACNRLCRTRLLCGLRREDEELVSGTRTPPARAGWGQRSFGGPGPPHRGGAVQWMRNGGVPIAWGAPSPGGGVLSPGGSCPPGGFMSHPSDPPCVPSAAVRATRRGMGGAATP; encoded by the exons ATGGCCGAGCGCGGTGTCCCGGCCGGGGGGGGCGCAGGGGCCACCCCCGACAGCACCCAG GACATGGACACGGCGAGCGAGGGGCTGGCGGCCGCCCCCACCCCGGGTAACATGGAGGAGCTGTATGAGGTGCTGGAGACGCTGGGCAG CGGCCACTTCGGCGTGGTGAAGCGGTGCCGGGAGCGCAGTACCGGCACCTTCTACGCCGCCAAGTTCGTGAAGACGCGGCGGCACCGGAGGAGCCGGCGTGGGCCGGAGCGGGCGCAGGTGGAGCGGGAGGTCGCcatcctgcaccagctccaccacCCCAACATCATGCGGCTCCACGACCtcttcgccagcgcggccgaGATGGTGCTTGTCCTGGAGCT GGTGGGCGGCGGGGAGCTCTTTGACTTCATCGCGGAGAAGGAGATGCTGTCGGAGGAGGAGGCCATCGAGTTCCTGGGCCAGATCCTGCGCGGGGTGCAGTACCTGCACAGCCGCTGCATCGCCCACCTCGACCTCAAG CCCGAGAACATCATGCTGCAGGACAAGGACGTCCCCAAGCCCCAGATCAAGATCATTGACTTTGGGCTGGCCCAGCGCCTGGAGGACGGTGTCACCTTCAAGAGCCTCTGTGGGACCCCGCAGTACATCG CGCCTGAAGTGATCAACTACGAGCCGCTGAGCTCGGCGACCGACATGTG GAGCATCGGGGTCATCACCTACATCCT GCTCAGCGGCTTGTCCCCCTTCCAGGGTGAGACAGATGCCGAGACCCTCTCCAACATCCTGGCCGGTGACTATGACTTCGAGGAGCGCTGCTTCAGCCAGACCTCCGAGACGGCCAAGGACTTCATCCGGCAGCTGCTGGTGAAGGAGCCGGG GCACCGCATGACAGCGGCCGAGTGCCTGGAGCACCCCTGGCTCAAG CCGCGGAGCCGGCAGCAGGCGCTGAACCGCAGCCGTTCCTCCATCAACATGAAGAACTTCCGCACGTTCAACGCTCGCAGGAAGTGGAAG ctCTCCTATAACATGGTGTCTGCCTGCAACCGGCTCTGCCGCACGCGGTTGCTCTGCGGCTTGAGGAGGGAGGACGAGGAGCTGGTGAGCGGCACCCGGACCCCCCCGGCACGGGCTGGGTGGGGGCAGAGGAGCTTTGGGGGACCTGGCCCCCCACATCGCGGGGGGGCTGTGCAGTGGATGCGCaatgggggtgtccccattgcctGGGGTGCCCCGTCCCCTGGGGGAGGTGTCCTCTCTCCTGGGGGGTCCTGTCCCCCGGGGGGGTTCATGTCCCATCCCTCCGAcccaccctgtgtccccagcgctgctgtgaGAGCGACCAggagggggatggggggggcaGCCACCCCATAA
- the LOC135576611 gene encoding death-associated protein kinase 2-like isoform X2 — MSEGSVLTRSAGWSSVCRGGRGCGASHGVGVPAWATSSAGVDPQDMDTASEGLAAAPTPGNMEELYEVLETLGSGHFGVVKRCRERSTGTFYAAKFVKTRRHRRSRRGPERAQVEREVAILHQLHHPNIMRLHDLFASAAEMVLVLELVGGGELFDFIAEKEMLSEEEAIEFLGQILRGVQYLHSRCIAHLDLKPENIMLQDKDVPKPQIKIIDFGLAQRLEDGVTFKSLCGTPQYIAPEVINYEPLSSATDMWLSGLSPFQGETDAETLSNILAGDYDFEERCFSQTSETAKDFIRQLLVKEPGHRMTAAECLEHPWLKPRSRQQALNRSRSSINMKNFRTFNARRKWKLSYNMVSACNRLCRTRLLCGLRREDEELVSGTRTPPARAGWGQRSFGGPGPPHRGGAVQWMRNGGVPIAWGAPSPGGGVLSPGGSCPPGGFMSHPSDPPCVPSAAVRATRRGMGGAATP; from the exons ATGTCGGAGGGTTCGGTGCTAACCAGGAGCGCCGGTTGGAGCTCAGTGTGCCGGGGTGGGAGGGGTTGTGGTGCTTCCCATGGGGTGGGGGTCCCCGCCTGGGCCACATCCAGTGCTGGTGTGGACCCGCAGGACATGGACACGGCGAGCGAGGGGCTGGCGGCCGCCCCCACCCCGGGTAACATGGAGGAGCTGTATGAGGTGCTGGAGACGCTGGGCAG CGGCCACTTCGGCGTGGTGAAGCGGTGCCGGGAGCGCAGTACCGGCACCTTCTACGCCGCCAAGTTCGTGAAGACGCGGCGGCACCGGAGGAGCCGGCGTGGGCCGGAGCGGGCGCAGGTGGAGCGGGAGGTCGCcatcctgcaccagctccaccacCCCAACATCATGCGGCTCCACGACCtcttcgccagcgcggccgaGATGGTGCTTGTCCTGGAGCT GGTGGGCGGCGGGGAGCTCTTTGACTTCATCGCGGAGAAGGAGATGCTGTCGGAGGAGGAGGCCATCGAGTTCCTGGGCCAGATCCTGCGCGGGGTGCAGTACCTGCACAGCCGCTGCATCGCCCACCTCGACCTCAAG CCCGAGAACATCATGCTGCAGGACAAGGACGTCCCCAAGCCCCAGATCAAGATCATTGACTTTGGGCTGGCCCAGCGCCTGGAGGACGGTGTCACCTTCAAGAGCCTCTGTGGGACCCCGCAGTACATCG CGCCTGAAGTGATCAACTACGAGCCGCTGAGCTCGGCGACCGACATGTG GCTCAGCGGCTTGTCCCCCTTCCAGGGTGAGACAGATGCCGAGACCCTCTCCAACATCCTGGCCGGTGACTATGACTTCGAGGAGCGCTGCTTCAGCCAGACCTCCGAGACGGCCAAGGACTTCATCCGGCAGCTGCTGGTGAAGGAGCCGGG GCACCGCATGACAGCGGCCGAGTGCCTGGAGCACCCCTGGCTCAAG CCGCGGAGCCGGCAGCAGGCGCTGAACCGCAGCCGTTCCTCCATCAACATGAAGAACTTCCGCACGTTCAACGCTCGCAGGAAGTGGAAG ctCTCCTATAACATGGTGTCTGCCTGCAACCGGCTCTGCCGCACGCGGTTGCTCTGCGGCTTGAGGAGGGAGGACGAGGAGCTGGTGAGCGGCACCCGGACCCCCCCGGCACGGGCTGGGTGGGGGCAGAGGAGCTTTGGGGGACCTGGCCCCCCACATCGCGGGGGGGCTGTGCAGTGGATGCGCaatgggggtgtccccattgcctGGGGTGCCCCGTCCCCTGGGGGAGGTGTCCTCTCTCCTGGGGGGTCCTGTCCCCCGGGGGGGTTCATGTCCCATCCCTCCGAcccaccctgtgtccccagcgctgctgtgaGAGCGACCAggagggggatggggggggcaGCCACCCCATAA
- the LOC135576611 gene encoding death-associated protein kinase 2-like isoform X5, translating into MSEGSVLTRSAGWSSVCRGGRGCGASHGVGVPAWATSSAGVDPQDMDTASEGLAAAPTPGNMEELYEVLETLGSGHFGVVKRCRERSTGTFYAAKFVKTRRHRRSRRGPERAQVEREVAILHQLHHPNIMRLHDLFASAAEMVLVLELVGGGELFDFIAEKEMLSEEEAIEFLGQILRGVQYLHSRCIAHLDLKPENIMLQDKDVPKPQIKIIDFGLAQRLEDGVTFKSLCGTPQYIAPEVINYEPLSSATDMWSIGVITYILLSGLSPFQGETDAETLSNILAGDYDFEERCFSQTSETAKDFIRQLLVKEPGHRMTAAECLEHPWLKPRSRQQALNRSRSSINMKNFRTFNARRKWKVKGVLAWGGSPSSGVPPPAGSRRTLGCALPQGWLRLGGLWGDVVLWGGGQSRGVAPPGPPPSCPPSSPITWCLPATGSAARGCSAA; encoded by the exons ATGTCGGAGGGTTCGGTGCTAACCAGGAGCGCCGGTTGGAGCTCAGTGTGCCGGGGTGGGAGGGGTTGTGGTGCTTCCCATGGGGTGGGGGTCCCCGCCTGGGCCACATCCAGTGCTGGTGTGGACCCGCAGGACATGGACACGGCGAGCGAGGGGCTGGCGGCCGCCCCCACCCCGGGTAACATGGAGGAGCTGTATGAGGTGCTGGAGACGCTGGGCAG CGGCCACTTCGGCGTGGTGAAGCGGTGCCGGGAGCGCAGTACCGGCACCTTCTACGCCGCCAAGTTCGTGAAGACGCGGCGGCACCGGAGGAGCCGGCGTGGGCCGGAGCGGGCGCAGGTGGAGCGGGAGGTCGCcatcctgcaccagctccaccacCCCAACATCATGCGGCTCCACGACCtcttcgccagcgcggccgaGATGGTGCTTGTCCTGGAGCT GGTGGGCGGCGGGGAGCTCTTTGACTTCATCGCGGAGAAGGAGATGCTGTCGGAGGAGGAGGCCATCGAGTTCCTGGGCCAGATCCTGCGCGGGGTGCAGTACCTGCACAGCCGCTGCATCGCCCACCTCGACCTCAAG CCCGAGAACATCATGCTGCAGGACAAGGACGTCCCCAAGCCCCAGATCAAGATCATTGACTTTGGGCTGGCCCAGCGCCTGGAGGACGGTGTCACCTTCAAGAGCCTCTGTGGGACCCCGCAGTACATCG CGCCTGAAGTGATCAACTACGAGCCGCTGAGCTCGGCGACCGACATGTG GAGCATCGGGGTCATCACCTACATCCT GCTCAGCGGCTTGTCCCCCTTCCAGGGTGAGACAGATGCCGAGACCCTCTCCAACATCCTGGCCGGTGACTATGACTTCGAGGAGCGCTGCTTCAGCCAGACCTCCGAGACGGCCAAGGACTTCATCCGGCAGCTGCTGGTGAAGGAGCCGGG GCACCGCATGACAGCGGCCGAGTGCCTGGAGCACCCCTGGCTCAAG CCGCGGAGCCGGCAGCAGGCGCTGAACCGCAGCCGTTCCTCCATCAACATGAAGAACTTCCGCACGTTCAACGCTCGCAGGAAGTGGAAGGTGAAGGGGGTGCTGGCCTGGGGGGGGTCACCCAGCAGCGGGGTCCCCCCACCTGCAGGGTCCCGAAGGACCTTGGGCTGTGCTCTaccccagggctggctgcgtcttgggggtctatggggggacGTAgtgctgtggggtggggggcagagcagaggagtgGCCCCCCCTGGACCCccaccctcctgcccccccagctCTCCTATAACATGGTGTCTGCCTGCAACCGGCTCTGCCGCACGCGGTTGCTCTGCGGCTTGA
- the LOC135576611 gene encoding death-associated protein kinase 2-like isoform X1, protein MSEGSVLTRSAGWSSVCRGGRGCGASHGVGVPAWATSSAGVDPQDMDTASEGLAAAPTPGNMEELYEVLETLGSGHFGVVKRCRERSTGTFYAAKFVKTRRHRRSRRGPERAQVEREVAILHQLHHPNIMRLHDLFASAAEMVLVLELVGGGELFDFIAEKEMLSEEEAIEFLGQILRGVQYLHSRCIAHLDLKPENIMLQDKDVPKPQIKIIDFGLAQRLEDGVTFKSLCGTPQYIAPEVINYEPLSSATDMWSIGVITYILLSGLSPFQGETDAETLSNILAGDYDFEERCFSQTSETAKDFIRQLLVKEPGHRMTAAECLEHPWLKPRSRQQALNRSRSSINMKNFRTFNARRKWKLSYNMVSACNRLCRTRLLCGLRREDEELVSGTRTPPARAGWGQRSFGGPGPPHRGGAVQWMRNGGVPIAWGAPSPGGGVLSPGGSCPPGGFMSHPSDPPCVPSAAVRATRRGMGGAATP, encoded by the exons ATGTCGGAGGGTTCGGTGCTAACCAGGAGCGCCGGTTGGAGCTCAGTGTGCCGGGGTGGGAGGGGTTGTGGTGCTTCCCATGGGGTGGGGGTCCCCGCCTGGGCCACATCCAGTGCTGGTGTGGACCCGCAGGACATGGACACGGCGAGCGAGGGGCTGGCGGCCGCCCCCACCCCGGGTAACATGGAGGAGCTGTATGAGGTGCTGGAGACGCTGGGCAG CGGCCACTTCGGCGTGGTGAAGCGGTGCCGGGAGCGCAGTACCGGCACCTTCTACGCCGCCAAGTTCGTGAAGACGCGGCGGCACCGGAGGAGCCGGCGTGGGCCGGAGCGGGCGCAGGTGGAGCGGGAGGTCGCcatcctgcaccagctccaccacCCCAACATCATGCGGCTCCACGACCtcttcgccagcgcggccgaGATGGTGCTTGTCCTGGAGCT GGTGGGCGGCGGGGAGCTCTTTGACTTCATCGCGGAGAAGGAGATGCTGTCGGAGGAGGAGGCCATCGAGTTCCTGGGCCAGATCCTGCGCGGGGTGCAGTACCTGCACAGCCGCTGCATCGCCCACCTCGACCTCAAG CCCGAGAACATCATGCTGCAGGACAAGGACGTCCCCAAGCCCCAGATCAAGATCATTGACTTTGGGCTGGCCCAGCGCCTGGAGGACGGTGTCACCTTCAAGAGCCTCTGTGGGACCCCGCAGTACATCG CGCCTGAAGTGATCAACTACGAGCCGCTGAGCTCGGCGACCGACATGTG GAGCATCGGGGTCATCACCTACATCCT GCTCAGCGGCTTGTCCCCCTTCCAGGGTGAGACAGATGCCGAGACCCTCTCCAACATCCTGGCCGGTGACTATGACTTCGAGGAGCGCTGCTTCAGCCAGACCTCCGAGACGGCCAAGGACTTCATCCGGCAGCTGCTGGTGAAGGAGCCGGG GCACCGCATGACAGCGGCCGAGTGCCTGGAGCACCCCTGGCTCAAG CCGCGGAGCCGGCAGCAGGCGCTGAACCGCAGCCGTTCCTCCATCAACATGAAGAACTTCCGCACGTTCAACGCTCGCAGGAAGTGGAAG ctCTCCTATAACATGGTGTCTGCCTGCAACCGGCTCTGCCGCACGCGGTTGCTCTGCGGCTTGAGGAGGGAGGACGAGGAGCTGGTGAGCGGCACCCGGACCCCCCCGGCACGGGCTGGGTGGGGGCAGAGGAGCTTTGGGGGACCTGGCCCCCCACATCGCGGGGGGGCTGTGCAGTGGATGCGCaatgggggtgtccccattgcctGGGGTGCCCCGTCCCCTGGGGGAGGTGTCCTCTCTCCTGGGGGGTCCTGTCCCCCGGGGGGGTTCATGTCCCATCCCTCCGAcccaccctgtgtccccagcgctgctgtgaGAGCGACCAggagggggatggggggggcaGCCACCCCATAA
- the LOC135576611 gene encoding death-associated protein kinase 2-like isoform X8, translating to MSEGSVLTRSAGWSSVCRGGRGCGASHGVGVPAWATSSAGVDPQDMDTASEGLAAAPTPGNMEELYEVLETLGSGHFGVVKRCRERSTGTFYAAKFVKTRRHRRSRRGPERAQVEREVAILHQLHHPNIMRLHDLFASAAEMVLVLELVGGGELFDFIAEKEMLSEEEAIEFLGQILRGVQYLHSRCIAHLDLKPENIMLQDKDVPKPQIKIIDFGLAQRLEDGVTFKSLCGTPQYIAPEVINYEPLSSATDMWSIGVITYILLSGLSPFQGETDAETLSNILAGDYDFEERCFSQTSETAKDFIRQLLVKEPGHRMTAAECLEHPWLKPRSRQQALNRSRSSINMKNFRTFNARRKWKLSYNMVSACNRLCRTRLLCGLRREDEELRCCESDQEGDGGGSHPITLLRRRRSSCS from the exons ATGTCGGAGGGTTCGGTGCTAACCAGGAGCGCCGGTTGGAGCTCAGTGTGCCGGGGTGGGAGGGGTTGTGGTGCTTCCCATGGGGTGGGGGTCCCCGCCTGGGCCACATCCAGTGCTGGTGTGGACCCGCAGGACATGGACACGGCGAGCGAGGGGCTGGCGGCCGCCCCCACCCCGGGTAACATGGAGGAGCTGTATGAGGTGCTGGAGACGCTGGGCAG CGGCCACTTCGGCGTGGTGAAGCGGTGCCGGGAGCGCAGTACCGGCACCTTCTACGCCGCCAAGTTCGTGAAGACGCGGCGGCACCGGAGGAGCCGGCGTGGGCCGGAGCGGGCGCAGGTGGAGCGGGAGGTCGCcatcctgcaccagctccaccacCCCAACATCATGCGGCTCCACGACCtcttcgccagcgcggccgaGATGGTGCTTGTCCTGGAGCT GGTGGGCGGCGGGGAGCTCTTTGACTTCATCGCGGAGAAGGAGATGCTGTCGGAGGAGGAGGCCATCGAGTTCCTGGGCCAGATCCTGCGCGGGGTGCAGTACCTGCACAGCCGCTGCATCGCCCACCTCGACCTCAAG CCCGAGAACATCATGCTGCAGGACAAGGACGTCCCCAAGCCCCAGATCAAGATCATTGACTTTGGGCTGGCCCAGCGCCTGGAGGACGGTGTCACCTTCAAGAGCCTCTGTGGGACCCCGCAGTACATCG CGCCTGAAGTGATCAACTACGAGCCGCTGAGCTCGGCGACCGACATGTG GAGCATCGGGGTCATCACCTACATCCT GCTCAGCGGCTTGTCCCCCTTCCAGGGTGAGACAGATGCCGAGACCCTCTCCAACATCCTGGCCGGTGACTATGACTTCGAGGAGCGCTGCTTCAGCCAGACCTCCGAGACGGCCAAGGACTTCATCCGGCAGCTGCTGGTGAAGGAGCCGGG GCACCGCATGACAGCGGCCGAGTGCCTGGAGCACCCCTGGCTCAAG CCGCGGAGCCGGCAGCAGGCGCTGAACCGCAGCCGTTCCTCCATCAACATGAAGAACTTCCGCACGTTCAACGCTCGCAGGAAGTGGAAG ctCTCCTATAACATGGTGTCTGCCTGCAACCGGCTCTGCCGCACGCGGTTGCTCTGCGGCTTGAGGAGGGAGGACGAGGAGCTG cgctgctgtgaGAGCGACCAggagggggatggggggggcaGCCACCCCATAACGCTGCTGCGCCGGCGGAGAagcagctgctcctga
- the LOC135576611 gene encoding caM kinase-like vesicle-associated protein isoform X6, with the protein MGWGSPPGPHPVLVWTRRTWTRRARGWRPPPPRVTWRSCMRCWRRWAGEREGDPTHAAGSRTPGSSPRPPPAHPSPQRPLRRGEAVPGAQYRHLLRRQVREDAAAPEEPAWAGAGAGGAGGRHPAPAPPPQHHAAPRPLRQRGRDGACPGAPENIMLQDKDVPKPQIKIIDFGLAQRLEDGVTFKSLCGTPQYIAPEVINYEPLSSATDMWSIGVITYILLSGLSPFQGETDAETLSNILAGDYDFEERCFSQTSETAKDFIRQLLVKEPGHRMTAAECLEHPWLKPRSRQQALNRSRSSINMKNFRTFNARRKWKLSYNMVSACNRLCRTRLLCGLRREDEELVSGTRTPPARAGWGQRSFGGPGPPHRGGAVQWMRNGGVPIAWGAPSPGGGVLSPGGSCPPGGFMSHPSDPPCVPSAAVRATRRGMGGAATP; encoded by the exons ATGGGGTGGGGGTCCCCGCCTGGGCCACATCCAGTGCTGGTGTGGACCCGCAGGACATGGACACGGCGAGCGAGGGGCTGGCGGCCGCCCCCACCCCGGGTAACATGGAGGAGCTGTATGAGGTGCTGGAGACGCTGGGCAGGTGAGCGGGAAGGGGATCCCACCCACGCGGCGGGcagccggacgcctgggtcctccccCCGGCCACCCCCAGCTCATCCCTCGCCACAGCGGCCACTTCGGCGTGGTGAAGCGGTGCCGGGAGCGCAGTACCGGCACCTTCTACGCCGCCAAGTTCGTGAAGACGCGGCGGCACCGGAGGAGCCGGCGTGGGCCGGAGCGGGCGCAGGTGGAGCGGGAGGTCGCcatcctgcaccagctccaccacCCCAACATCATGCGGCTCCACGACCtcttcgccagcgcggccgaGATGGTGCTTGTCCTGGAGCT CCCGAGAACATCATGCTGCAGGACAAGGACGTCCCCAAGCCCCAGATCAAGATCATTGACTTTGGGCTGGCCCAGCGCCTGGAGGACGGTGTCACCTTCAAGAGCCTCTGTGGGACCCCGCAGTACATCG CGCCTGAAGTGATCAACTACGAGCCGCTGAGCTCGGCGACCGACATGTG GAGCATCGGGGTCATCACCTACATCCT GCTCAGCGGCTTGTCCCCCTTCCAGGGTGAGACAGATGCCGAGACCCTCTCCAACATCCTGGCCGGTGACTATGACTTCGAGGAGCGCTGCTTCAGCCAGACCTCCGAGACGGCCAAGGACTTCATCCGGCAGCTGCTGGTGAAGGAGCCGGG GCACCGCATGACAGCGGCCGAGTGCCTGGAGCACCCCTGGCTCAAG CCGCGGAGCCGGCAGCAGGCGCTGAACCGCAGCCGTTCCTCCATCAACATGAAGAACTTCCGCACGTTCAACGCTCGCAGGAAGTGGAAG ctCTCCTATAACATGGTGTCTGCCTGCAACCGGCTCTGCCGCACGCGGTTGCTCTGCGGCTTGAGGAGGGAGGACGAGGAGCTGGTGAGCGGCACCCGGACCCCCCCGGCACGGGCTGGGTGGGGGCAGAGGAGCTTTGGGGGACCTGGCCCCCCACATCGCGGGGGGGCTGTGCAGTGGATGCGCaatgggggtgtccccattgcctGGGGTGCCCCGTCCCCTGGGGGAGGTGTCCTCTCTCCTGGGGGGTCCTGTCCCCCGGGGGGGTTCATGTCCCATCCCTCCGAcccaccctgtgtccccagcgctgctgtgaGAGCGACCAggagggggatggggggggcaGCCACCCCATAA